CGTGTGGTTCGGCGACGCGGCGCTCGCGACGCTGCTCGCGGCCGCGGCCGCGGTCGGCGCGTGGGAGTTCTTCCGCATAGCCGACGCGGCGAGCGGCGCCCGCGCGTTCTCGCGCACCGGGATCGTGCTCGCGGCGCTCGTCCCGTTAGGCGTGCACGCGCACGCGCGCGGGCTCGGCGCGCCGCCCCTCACGGCGGGCGTGCTCGTCGTCCTCGCGCTTCTCGCCTTGGCGGTTTGGCGCCGCGGCGTCGCCGGACGCCCGCTGATCGCGGTCGCGACGACGGTGCTCGGCGTGCTGTACGCCGCGGTACCCCTCGCTTACGCGTACGCGCTCCGGACGCACGACTGGGTCGTCGGCCGCGCGGCCGGTACGGCGCTCGTCCTACTCCCCGTCCTCTGCACGTGGGCCAGCGACATCGGCGCGTACGCGGCCGGGCGCCTCATCGGCGGGCCGAAGCTGATTCCCAGCGTCAGTCCGGGGAAAACCGTCGCCGGCGCGGCGGGCGCGCTCGTCGCTTCGGGCGCGCTCGCCGCAGCGTACGCGCCGCACGTGCTCCGTCCGGTTGCGAACCTCGGCTTCGCGCCCGGCCGGGCGTTGCTCTTCGGTCTCCTCGTCTCGGTCGCCGCACAGCTCGGCGACCTCGTCGAGTCGCTACTCAAGCGCGACGCGGGGGTGAAGGACTCGTCCAACCTCATCCCCGGCCACGGCGGCGTGCTCGACCGCGTCGATTCGCTCCTCTTCGTCCTCCCGTCGAGCTACCTCCTGCTTGGGTGGCTGCTCCTGCCGGCGTTCGGCGGGTGAGCGGCCGCGACGTTTCGGCGGTTCCGCGGCGCGGAGTCGCAGTGCTCGGCAGTACCGGGTCGATCGGCACTGCCACGCTTCGAGTGCTGGCGCGCCACGCCGACCGGTTCGCGCTCCGCGCCGTCACCGCCCATCGGAACGCGGCCCTGCTCGCCGAGCAGAGCGCCGAGTTCACGCCCGACTACGTCGGACTAACGAACGGCGCGGACGGGTCGTCGACGACCGAGCCGTCGTGGCACGTCGGCGGGGACGTGTTGATCGGCGCCGCGACTCAACCCGACGTCGACGTCGTCGTGAACGCGGTCGTCGGGGCCGCCGGCCTCGACGCGACGCTCGCGGCGCTCCGCGCCGGACGCCGCGTCGCACTCGCGAACAAGGAGACGCTGGTCATGGCTGGGCCGCTCGTGCGCGCGGCGGCCCGCGCCGGGCGCGGCGAGCTCGTGCCGATCGACAGCGAGCATTCGGCGATTCTGCAGTGCATCGCGGGCCGCCCGGGGCAGGAGGTCCGACGCATCATCGTCACCGCCTCGGGTGGCCCGTTCCGCGCGTGGAGCCCGGACCGCATCGCCCGGGCCACGGTCGCCGACGCGTTGCGGCATCCGACGTGGTCGATGGGCCGCAAGATCACGGTCGACAGCGCCACGCTCGCCAACAAGGCGCTCGAGGTCATCGAGGCGCACGAGCTGTTCGGGGTGCCGTACGAGCGCATCGAAGTCGTCGTGCATCCGCAGAGCGTCGTGCATTCGATGGTCGAGTTCGTCGACGGCAGCGTCCTCGCGCAACTCGGTGCGCCGAGCATGGAGGTCCCGATCCTGTACGCGCTGACGCACCCCGCGCGGCTCGCCGATACCGCCCTCCCCCCGTTCGACCCGGTCGCGCACGGGCGGCTCGAGTTCGAACCGGTCCGCCGCGACGCGTTTCCGATGTTCGACCTGGGGATCGACGCCGGTCGGAGGGGAGGCGCGGCGCCGGCGGTGTACAACGCCGCGAACGAAGCGGCCGTCGCGGGGTTCCTCGACGGCCGGCTCGTCTTCGGCGACATTCCGGTCGTGGTCGGCCGCGCGCTGGCCGCCTTCGGCGAACTGCCCGGTGACACACTCGACGCGCTCCGGGCGGCCGACGCGATCGCACGCCGACACGTTCGCGACCATCTTGCCCGCTGAGCGGCGGGGCGGCACGATCCGCCGCCGGCCCCGTCGCCCGACGCACCACTGACCCGCATGCTCGCCTTCCTCGCGCCGCTTCTCGTGTTCGGGCTCGTGGTGTTCGTCCACGAACTCGGTCACTTCGTCGCCGCTAAGCTGACCGGCGTGTACGCGCCTCGGTTCTCGATTGGGTTCGGACCAGCGCTGCTGAAAAAGCGCGTCGGCGAAACCGAGTACGTGCTCGCCGCCCTCCCGCTCGGCGGTTATGTGCGGATGGCGTCGCGCGAGGACGACGCCGTCGCCTTCCTCGAGGGCGGCGGCGAGCACCCCGCGGGTACCGTTCCGACGACCGGCGGCAACGCGGCCGGGCGCGCGGCGGACGATCACACCGGCGACCCGCACCGGAATCGCGATTGGGATCCGAACGCGCTTGCTCCGTTCGGGCCGCGGCCGGTGCCCTCGCACCGCTGGTTCGAGTCCAAGCCGCTGCCGGCGCGTCTGTTCATCCTGCTCGCCGGGGTGACGATGAACATCGCGCTCGCCTTCGTCGTGTACGCGGGCAACTTCGCCGTGCGCGGTCGCCCGTACGTACCCCCCGTGATCGACTCGGTGGTCGCCGGACGGCCGGCGGCCCTCGCCGGCTTGCGGGCGGGTGACAGCGTGACGGCCATCGACGGGCGGCCGATCCGCACGTGGGCGGAACTCGTCGCACGCGTCAGCCCGACGCCGCCGACCGCATTGACGCTCGACGTGCACCGCGCGACCGGTCTCGCGCGCGTACGTCTCACGCCTGTCCTGGCGGAATCGCCGGATCCGGCCACGGGCGCGCCGCGCACCGTCGGGCAGATCGGGGCGTACGTACGGCCGACGATCATCCGCGAGCCGGTCGGTCTCGGAACGGCGGTGCGCGAGGGAGCCGTGACCACATGGGAGAACGCGACGTCCGTGCTCGGCGTCCTGCGCGGCCTGTTCGGCGGCAAGGTCGCGGTGTCCAACCTCGGCGGACCGATCGCGATCGCACGAACGTCCGTCGCGGCGGCACGCGCCGGCTTCGAATCGCTGCTGCTCCTCGTCGCGTTCCTCAGTGTGAACATCGCCGTGCTGAACCTGCTCCCCGTGCCCGTGCTCGACGGCGGTCAGGTCCTCATCAACGTGCTCGAAGCGTTGAAGGGGCGTGCGTTCAGCGTGCGCGTACGCGAGCAGATCCTCCGGCTCGGGCTTGCGGCCGTCGCCCTGCTGTTCGTCACGGTGATGTGGAACGATCTTTCGCGCCTGGTCGGGGACTGGTTGCGTTGACGTCGGGGCGCGTCCGGAGTACCGCGGCTCTCGCCGGGCTCGCACTCGCGGCCTGTCACCACCGGGCGACCGCGACCACCACACCGATCCCCAAGCCGCCGGGCGAACCGCCGTCGGTTCAGCCCCCGATCGGTTCGGCGCCGATCACTGACGCGAGCCCGCCACCGGCTTCGCCCGGCGCGCCCGACCCCCGGCTTCGGCGATACGAGATCGTCGCGGTCGACGACACGACGTTCACGATCCTCATCGGCGCCGAGCGGTGGGTGCGCCGCGGCACGACAGGTATCGCCGTCGACCCTCGCCGCCGCGACGCGCTCGTCGCACGGTTCCGCGTGATCTCGCGTTTGGGAGACAGCGCCGTCGCGCTCGTTACGGGGCAGACGACACGGGTCGAGCCGACGCACGTCGCACTCATGCGCGCCCCGGTGTTAGGGACGCTGCGCCAGAAGGCGTTCTGGGCCGGGCTGTTCGTGGGACTCGCGGCGGGTTTCGGCACGGGTCTGCTCGTCCGGCATTGACCGGCCGTGTGGCGGCCGTTGGCCGCCGGGCGGCTACTGGCAGAGTAGACGGCCGGTTTCGCGGCGGGTCTTCCCGGCGACCACGGGTAGGTGCTCGTCCGAGTATTGCGCGCACGCGGCTGCCTCGATGGTGAGCCGGTACGTCCCGTCCGGGAGGACGAGCGGCTGACTGAGCGGGAGCAGTCCTTCGCGCGTGGGACCGCCGCGGAGCGGGATGAGCGAGTAGTGGGGCGGCGTCGACGCGGTGAACTCTAGCATCAGCTGTCCGCACGGGACCGGATCGAGCGCGATCGAATGCCGAGAGTTGGGCGTGACGTCGACGGTGACGGACGTATCGGCCGAGGCGCACCCCGGCAGCCCGCCGAGGCTCGCGCGTACGGTGTACGCCCCGACCGGGACCGACGCGTTGCGCCACGGACCGCGCGACACGAGGTCGCCGTCGAAGTAGACGTTAGCCTCGGCGGGCGTGGACACCGCGATCAACCCGACGGGTTTCGCCGCGGCGCCGTGCGTCGGGGCCGCGCCTCGGGCGCCGGGGAGTCGCCCGAGCTTCGCATCGCGCGCGGCGGACGCGTTGGCCAGGGCGGCGCTGTCACGCGCGGCGCTGCGCGCCGAACTATCGAGCGACGGGAACGCGGTGCCGACGGCCGCGAGCGGCGCGCGCGCCGAATCGAGTGCCGGCGCCGGCGCGGTGCCGGCCGGAGCCGGCGGCGTCGCGATCGCGGGCGGCGGTGTCGTGCGCGCGGGCGCGCCCGGGCCCGAGGGCACGCGCTCCGGCGCGCCGCGGACCGCCAGGACGCGGCCGCCGACGACCGCGACCCCGAGCGCGGCGACCGCGGCGGCGCCCCAGCGAAGACGGCGCGCCCGCACACCGGCCCGCGGCGCGGCGGCGACGCGCGGGATCTCCGTCGTGTTCAGCCGGTTGCCGGGCGCGCCGCGGAGCGCGTCGAACGCGTCGCCCAGCGCGTCTCCCGTGGGATAGCGCGACGCCGGATCCTTCGCGAGCGCGCGCGTGAGCACTGCGTCGAAGGCCGGGCTGAGGTCGCGGTTGATGCTCGACGGCGAGGCCGCGGTCTCCTCGACGTGCTGGCGCATGACGACGTACCAGTCGTCGCCGCCGAACGGCACGACTCCGGTCGCCGCGCGGTAGAGCGTCACGGCGAGGGAGTACAGGTCGCTCCGGCCGTCGAGCGGGAGGCCCCGGGCCTGCTCGGGCGAGAAGTACGCGGGCGTGCCTAACAACACCTGGCGGCTCGGCCCGGACGGCGCCGCGCTCAGGGCGCGCGCGATGCCGAAGTCGGTGACGACCGCGCGGCCGTCGCGGGCGAAGAGCACGTTCTCGGGCTTCACGTCGCGGTGCACGATGCCCTGGCGGTGCGCGTAGGCGAGCCCGCGCGCGACCTCGGCCCCGATCCGCGCGACGTCGGCCTCGGGCAGCGTGGTCCCCGCGCTCACCCGGTCGGCGAGCGAGTGCGGGAGGTAGTCCATGACGAGGTACGGCGCGCCCGCCGGGATGCCGTCGAACGGCTCCGTGAGCCGCCCCACGGTGAGCACGGTGATCACGTGGGGATGCCGGAGCTTGGCCGCCGTCGTGGCCTCGCGGCGGAAGCGCTCGACGACCTCCGCGTCGTAGGTCAGTTCCGGTCGGAGGACCTTGACCGCGACGTCGAGTTCGAGATCCGGGTCGACGGCGTGGTAAACGCGGGCGAACCCGCCGACGCCGACCGCCCGCACGACCCGGTAGCGGCCGAATAAACGGCCGCCGACGTCGGCGTCGGCGGGCTCGAGCCCGAAGTCGGGCCCCGTCGGAGAGGCGGGCGCGTCAGACAGAAGGCGGAACGGCGAGGGGGAAGCGCACGCTGAGAGCCGCGGGCGGGCGCGCGCCGGCGGCCGCTGCCGCATACTTGTCACGCCCGGGTTCCGCGAGTAAGCTTATGTGCTTACGAGCGTTGCGCGCACGAGCGCCGCCGGACGTGCGGAGAATATACATCCATGGCTTTCGAGAAAGCACCGACCATTACCAAGTACCGGGCGCACGAGACCGACACGGGCTCGACACGCGTGCAAGTCGCGGTCATCACCGATCGCATCAACTACCTGACCGAGCACTTCCGGACGCACAAGAAGGATCACCACGGCCGGCTCGGTCTTCTCAAGATGGTCGGCAAGCGGCGGCGTCTTCTCGACTACCTCAAGCGAACCGACGTCGCCGGGTACCGCCAGCTCGTGACCGAACTCGGGCTGCGTCACTGAACGGTTCGTCACACTTCTCGCGCGGGCGCAGCGACTGCGGCCGCGCGTTTTGTGTTCGACGCCGTTCGGACGTCCGGTCATCCGGTTCTGTCCGTCGTAGTTGCCGGAGCATTCCCGGCATCGGCCGCCGGGTGACGTCGTCCCCGGCCGCCCGCCGTCCCTGGGCTCCACGATTGGCTAGCGGTGCGCTAGCGGGCCCGCGACGGCTTCTTTCTCCGCGCATGACGCGCGAGTGTACCTCCCTATGATGCAACGCGTAGAACGCACGTTCGCCGGCCGCCGGCTCGTTATCGAGACCGGACGCATGGCGAAGCAGGCGGCCGGGTCCGCCCTCGTCCAGTACGGCGACACGATGGTGCTCGCCACCGTGACGGTGAGCGACTCCCAGAGCACGCTGCCGTTCTTCCCCCTCACGGTCGAATACAAAGAAAAGACGTACGGCGCCGGGAAGATCCCGGGCGGCTTCATCAAGCGCGAAGGCCGCCCGGCCGATTCCGAGATCCTCTCCGCGCGGATCATCGACCGCTCGATCCGTCCGCTCTTCCCGGAGGGCTTCAAGAACGAAGTCCAGGTGTTCGTCTACGTCATCTCCGCGGACCAGGAGAACGACTCGGACGTGCTCGCGCTCGTCGCGACGAGCTACGCGCTGAACGCCTCCAAGGTTCCCTTCCTCGGCCCG
This is a stretch of genomic DNA from Gemmatimonadetes bacterium T265. It encodes these proteins:
- the cdsA gene encoding phosphatidate cytidylyltransferase, producing MSELARRVASALVAAPVTLACVWFGDAALATLLAAAAAVGAWEFFRIADAASGARAFSRTGIVLAALVPLGVHAHARGLGAPPLTAGVLVVLALLALAVWRRGVAGRPLIAVATTVLGVLYAAVPLAYAYALRTHDWVVGRAAGTALVLLPVLCTWASDIGAYAAGRLIGGPKLIPSVSPGKTVAGAAGALVASGALAAAYAPHVLRPVANLGFAPGRALLFGLLVSVAAQLGDLVESLLKRDAGVKDSSNLIPGHGGVLDRVDSLLFVLPSSYLLLGWLLLPAFGG
- the dxr gene encoding 1-deoxy-D-xylulose 5-phosphate reductoisomerase, encoding MLGSTGSIGTATLRVLARHADRFALRAVTAHRNAALLAEQSAEFTPDYVGLTNGADGSSTTEPSWHVGGDVLIGAATQPDVDVVVNAVVGAAGLDATLAALRAGRRVALANKETLVMAGPLVRAAARAGRGELVPIDSEHSAILQCIAGRPGQEVRRIIVTASGGPFRAWSPDRIARATVADALRHPTWSMGRKITVDSATLANKALEVIEAHELFGVPYERIEVVVHPQSVVHSMVEFVDGSVLAQLGAPSMEVPILYALTHPARLADTALPPFDPVAHGRLEFEPVRRDAFPMFDLGIDAGRRGGAAPAVYNAANEAAVAGFLDGRLVFGDIPVVVGRALAAFGELPGDTLDALRAADAIARRHVRDHLAR
- a CDS encoding zinc metalloprotease; amino-acid sequence: MLAFLAPLLVFGLVVFVHELGHFVAAKLTGVYAPRFSIGFGPALLKKRVGETEYVLAALPLGGYVRMASREDDAVAFLEGGGEHPAGTVPTTGGNAAGRAADDHTGDPHRNRDWDPNALAPFGPRPVPSHRWFESKPLPARLFILLAGVTMNIALAFVVYAGNFAVRGRPYVPPVIDSVVAGRPAALAGLRAGDSVTAIDGRPIRTWAELVARVSPTPPTALTLDVHRATGLARVRLTPVLAESPDPATGAPRTVGQIGAYVRPTIIREPVGLGTAVREGAVTTWENATSVLGVLRGLFGGKVAVSNLGGPIAIARTSVAAARAGFESLLLLVAFLSVNIAVLNLLPVPVLDGGQVLINVLEALKGRAFSVRVREQILRLGLAAVALLFVTVMWNDLSRLVGDWLR
- the rpsO gene encoding 30S ribosomal protein S15 — protein: MAFEKAPTITKYRAHETDTGSTRVQVAVITDRINYLTEHFRTHKKDHHGRLGLLKMVGKRRRLLDYLKRTDVAGYRQLVTELGLRH